In Brassica napus cultivar Da-Ae unplaced genomic scaffold, Da-Ae ScsIHWf_2825;HRSCAF=3604, whole genome shotgun sequence, one DNA window encodes the following:
- the LOC106368628 gene encoding LOW QUALITY PROTEIN: DNA-directed RNA polymerase 3, chloroplastic (The sequence of the model RefSeq protein was modified relative to this genomic sequence to represent the inferred CDS: inserted 5 bases in 5 codons; deleted 2 bases in 1 codon) — protein MASPAAPSPSLSLYQTSLFHXQTSLVTWLKPPSSSALFRRKPTKRLLPPISAASSSSSSTSLSXTEKPTTVHFHGNLIETFESHDSFAGAIKGAAFTENPVERNELSATRRLFTQDPPWISALFLKGLTKMTVKIERKDIDKRKFDSLRRRQVKEETEAWERMVEEYRDLEKEMCEKSLAPNLPYVKHMFLGWFQPLKEVIEREQRLQKNKSKKVRAAYAPHIELLPADKMAXIVMHKMMGLVMSGHEDGCIQVVQAAVSIGIAIEHEVRIHNFLKRTRKNNAGDSQEELKDKQLLRKRVNSLIRRKRIIDALKVVKSEGIKPWGRATQAKLGSRLLELLMETAYVQPPLTQSGDSIPEFRPAFRHKFKTVTKYPGSKLVRRYGVIECDSLLLAGLDKSAKHMLIPYVPMLVPPKRWRGYDKGGYLFLPSYIMRTHGSKKQQDALKDISSKTAHRVFEALDTLGNTKWRVNRKILDVVERLWADGGNIAGLVNREDVPIPEKPSSEDPEELQSWKWSVRKAKKTNRERHSLRCDVELKLSVARKMKDEEGFYYPHNLDFRGRAYPMHPHLNHLSSDLCRGTLEFAEGRPLGKSGLYWLKIHLANLYAGGVEKLSHEGRLAFVENHLDDIMDSAENAIHGRRWWLKAEDPFQCLAACVVLAQALKSPSPYSVISHLPIHQDGSCNGLQHYAALGRDSFEAAAVNLVAGEKXADVYSEISLRVHEIMKKDSSKDPESNPTAALAKILINQVDRKLVKQTVMTSVYGVTYVGAREQIKRRLEEKGVITDERMLFSAACYSAKVTLAALGEIFEXARAIMSWLGDCAKIIATDNHPVRWTTPLGLPVVQPYCRSERHLIRTSLQVLALQREGNTVDVRKQRTAFPPNFVHSLDGTHMMMTAVACREAGLNFAGVHDSYWTHACDVDTMNRILREKFVELYSTPILEDVTQSFQESYPNLVFPPVPKRGGFDLKEVLKSQYFFN, from the exons atGGCTTCCCCCGCGGcgccttctccttctctctccctATACCAAACCTCTCTCTTTC CCCAAACTTCCCTCGTCACCTGGCTTAAACCTCCTTCCTCCTCCGCCCTCTTCCGCCGCAAACCCACCAAACGCCTCCTACCTCCGATCTCAGcagcttcttcctcctcctcttccacctcTCTCT CCACCGAGAAGCCCACCACCGTCCATTTCCACGGAAACCTCATCGAGACCTTCGAGAGCCACGACTCCTTCGCCGGAGCCATCAAAGGAGCCGCCTTTACCGAGAATCCCGTCGAAAGGAACGAACTTTCCGCAACGAGGAGGCTCTTCACGCAAGACCCACCATGGATCTCCGCCTTGTTCCTCAAGGGTCTGACTAAAATGACTGTGAAGATCGAGCGGAAGGACATCGACAAGAGGAAGTTCGATTCCCTGAGGAGGCGGCAGGTGAAGGAGGAGACAGAGGCCTGGGAGAGGATGGTTGAAGAGTACAGAGACTTGGAGAAGGAGATGTGCGAGAAGAGCCTCGCTCCCAACTTGCCTTACGTGAAACACATGTTCCTGGGTTGGTTCCAGCCGTTGAAAGAGGTGATAGAGAGGGAGCAGAGGCTGCAGAAGAACAAGAGCAAGAAGGTCAGAGCGGCTTATGCGCCTCACATCGAGCTCTTGCCTGCTGATAAAATGG GTATTGTGATGCATAAGATGATGGGTTTGGTTATGTCTGGACATGAGGATGGGTGTATCCAAGTTGTTCAAGCTGCTGTTAGTATTGGCATAGCTATAGAGCATGAG gtGAGGATTCATAACTTCTTGAAGAGAACTCGGAAGAACAATGCAGGGGACTCACAGGAGGAGTTGAAGGATAAGCAGTTGCTTAGGAAACGTGTCAACAGTTTGATTCGTAGGAAAAGGATTATTGATGCATTAAAAGTGGTGAAAAGTGAAGGTATCAAACCATGGGGGCGAGCTACACAAGCTAAG CTTGGAAGCCGTCTGCTAGAACTATTGATGGAAACAGCTTATGTGCAACCTCCACTGACCCAGTCAGGAGACTCTATACCCGAGTTTCGACCTGCTTTCAGACACAAATTTAAAACCGTCACCAAGTATCCAGG GTCAAAGCTGGTGAGGAGATATGGGGTTATTGAATGTGACTCGCTTCTCCTTGCAGGACTGGATAAATCT GCTAAGCATATGTTAATTCCTTATGTTCCAATGTTGGTACCACCAAAGAGATGGAGAGG ATATGACAAGGGTGGTTATTTGTTTTTGCCTTCCTACATTATGCGTACTCATGGATCCAAAAAGCAGCAAGATGCACTTAAAGATATTAGTTCCAAGACTGCCCATAGAGTATTTGAG GCGTTGGATACACTTGGGAACACCAAGTGGAGAGTTAATAGGAAAATACTTGATGTGGTAGAAAGGCTCTGGGCTGATGGAGGCAACATTGCAGGCTTAGTTAATCGGGAAGAC GTTCCCATACCAGAGAAACCTTCCTCTGAGGATCCAGAAGAACTCCAATCCTGGAAATGGAGTGTACGAAAGGCCAAGAAGACCAACAGAGAGAGACATTCTCTAAGATGTGATGTTGAGCTCAAGCTTTCT GTGGCTAGAAAAATGAAAGACGAGGAAGGATTCTACTACCCTCACAATCTCGACTTCAGGGGCCGTGCATACCCAATGCATCCTCATCTGAATCATCTGAGTTCTGATCTCTGCCGTGGAACCCTTGAGTTTGCTGAAGGACGACCGCTTGGAAAGTCAGGCTTGTACTGGCTGAAAATACATTTAGCGAACCTCTACGCAGGCGGTGTTGAAAAGCTTTCGCACGAGGGGCGTCTGGCTTTTGTGGAAAACCATTTGGATGATATAATGGACTCAGCTGAAAATGCTATTCATGGGAGACGATGGTGGTTGAAGGCTGAGGATCCGTTTCAGTGTTTAGCTGCTTGTGTAGTACTGGCACAGGCCTTGAAAAGTCCTTCTCCTTACTCTGTAATCTCCCACTTGCCTATACATCAG GATGGGTCATGCAATGGTCTACAACATTATGCAGCTTTGGGAAGAGATAGT TTTGAAGCTGCGGCAGTTAATCTAGTTGCGGGAGAAA CAGCTGATGTCTATTCTGAGATTTCATTGAG GGTCCATGAAATAATGAAGAAGGACAGCAGCAAGGATCCTGAGTCGAACCCAACCGCTGCATTGGCAAAGATCCTTATCAATCAA GTGGACAGGAAGCTGGTAAAGCAGACGGTGATGACGTCGGTATATGGAGTCACATATGTCGGAGCGCGTGAACAAATCAAAAGGAGGTTAGAGGAGAAAGGTGTTATCACTGACGAGAGAATGTTATTTTCTGCGGCTTGTTACTCAGCAAAA GTGACACTAGCCGCCCTGGGAGAGATATTTG GCGCACGTGCCATTATGAGCTGGCTTGGTGATTGTGCAAAG ATAATCGCTACAGATAATCATCCAGTGCGATGGACAACACCTCTTGGACTTCCTGTTGTGCAACCCTATTGCAGAAGTGAAAGACATCTG ATAAGAACATCTCTTCAGGTTTTGGCTCTGCAGCGAGAGGGTAACACG GTGGATGTTAGGAAACAAAGAACAGCGTTTCCTCCAAACTTTGTGCACTCGCTGGACGGCACTCACATGATGATGACTGCGGTTGCATGTCGGGAAGCTGGCCTAAACTTTGCAGGTGTGCATGACTCCTACTGGACGCATGCATGTGATGTTGACACAATGAACAGA ATACTTAGAGAGAAATTCGTTGAGCTCTACAGCACACCCATCCTTGAAGATGT TACTCAAAGTTTCCAAGAGTCATACCCGAATCTGGTGTTTCCTCCGGTACCAAAAAGAGGTGGTTTCGATTTAAAGGAAGTGCTCAAATCACAGTACTTCTTCAACTGA
- the LOC106365154 gene encoding LOW QUALITY PROTEIN: cytochrome P450 71B4 (The sequence of the model RefSeq protein was modified relative to this genomic sequence to represent the inferred CDS: inserted 2 bases in 2 codons), which translates to MSTLLFLFLVLFIPIFFLLYTKKINNMKDNLPPGPTKLPVIGNLHQLQGLLHRCLHDLSKKHGPVLFLRQGFVQMVVLSSSEAAEEALKTHDLECCNRPMTIALLKFSRNGKDIAFAPYEVSRELRKLSILNFLSXEKVRSFRYIREEETDLMIKKLKESAQKKSPVDLSKTLFHLSASIVFRAAFGQSFXENKHINKEEIEELMYEAQRINSYKFSDLFPIAGVGWFIDFVSGQHKRFHNVFSKIDTFLNLIVNDHHQLKSQTQDRPDIVDSLLHMIHKQEQDESFKLTIDHLKGIISNIYIAGVDSNAIIMIWAMAELVRNPRVMKKAQEEIRTCIGINSKEKLVEEDLDKLQYSWKKNKEDVDMEEAGYVTTVKKVPLELVPSPIFAIGGVIES; encoded by the exons atgtcgACTCTTCTATTTCTCTTCTTGGTTCTATTCATCCCCATTTTCTTCTTATTATACACCAAGAAGATCAATAACATGAAAGATAATCTTCCTCCAGGCCCAACAAAGCTTCCAGTCATCGGAAACCTACATCAGCTCCAAGGGTTGCTTCACAGATGCCTTCACGATCTCTCGAAGAAACACGGACCCGTGTTGTTTTTGCGTCAAGGTTTTGTCCAAATGGTGGTTCTCTCATCGAGTGAAGCAGCTGAAGAAGCTCTTAAAACTCATGACCTTGAGTGTTGTAACAGACCTATGACCATTGCCTTATTAAAGTTCTCTCGCAATGGTAAAGACATAGCCTTTGCGCCATATGAGGTTTCTAGAGAGTTACGCAAGCTTTCCATCCTCAACTTTTTAA GCGAAAAGGTTCGATCTTTTAGGTATATAAGAGAGGAAGAAACTGACTTGATGATCAAGAAACTGAAGGAATCGGCTCAGAAGAAATCTCCCGTGGATTTGAGCAAAACCCTTTTTCACCTATCTGCAAGTATTGTATTCAGAGCCGCCTTTGGACAGAGTT TTGAAAACAAGCATATCAATAAGGAAGAGATTGAAGAATTGATGTATGAAGCTCAGAGGATAAATTCTTACAAATTCTCAGATCTTTTCCCCATCGCTGGTGTTGGATGGTTTATAGACTTTGTGTCTGGACAACACAAGAGATTTCACAACGTTTTCAGCAAAATTGATACTTTTCTTAATCTTATAGTTAATGATCATCATCAACTGAAGAGCCAAACTCAAGATCGTCCTGATATAGTCGACTCACTCTTACATATGAtacataaacaagaacaagatgaATCTTTCAAGCTCACCATTGATCATCTCAAAGGAATCATCTCA aatatatatatagctggAGTAGACTCAAACGCCATCATCATGATTTGGGCAATGGCAGAGCTCGTTAGAAATCCTAGAGTCATGAAAAAAGCTCAAGAAGAGATACGGACTTGCATTGGAATCAACTCAAAGGAGAAACTCGTGGAAGAAGATCTTGATAAGCTTCAGTACTCGTGGAAGAAGAACAAGGAAGATGTGGACATGGAAGAAGCTGGGTATGTCACTACTGTTAAGAAAGTTCCACTTGAGCTTGTTCCGAGTCCGATCTTCGCCATTGGTGGGGTAATAGAATCTTGA